One region of Oncorhynchus mykiss isolate Arlee chromosome 8, USDA_OmykA_1.1, whole genome shotgun sequence genomic DNA includes:
- the LOC110529131 gene encoding probable G-protein coupled receptor 141, whose translation MGNESNTSCDNIDDNVIPKSYRYALLSIYTIVLIGGIISMSLMINNIKFNACSVTTTAVLNLIMVHILFLLTVPFRLYFYAAGEWHLGPNFCKVVSAMILAHMYLAFIFYVIILVIRYHDFFRSSKQVFYRRLHALGASAAVWGLMLIVVVPLTAVKYGSSTDSNTTTSENQCFNFGGVFDEKHAVAVLNYILSALIIILTLALGCCQMCILWSVYRTHRAMIFSQQEFWAQIKSIFFMLAIIVCFVPYNAFRIYYVSHFNANLQVKNEIALAVTTFSCFDMLTFIGRVSFRPCDTICCVP comes from the coding sequence ATGGGGAATGAGAGCAATACATCTTGCGACAACATAGATGACAATGTCATACCTAAATCATACAGATATGCATTGCTGTCAATATACACTATAGTGCTTATTGGAGGGATCATCAGCATGTCCCTCATGATCAACAACATCAAGTTCAACGCCTGCTCGGTGACCACCACAGCCGTCTTGAACCTGATCATGGTCCACATCCTCTTTCTCCTGACCGTGCCCTTCCGCCTCTACTTCTACGCGGCCGGCGAGTGGCATCTCGGGCCTAACTTCTGCAAGGTGGTCAGTGCCATGATCCTCGCCCACATGTACCTAGCCTTTATCTTCTACGTGATAATTCTGGTGATCCGCTATCACGACTTCTTCAGGAGTTCTAAGCAGGTGTTCTACAGGAGGCTACATGCCCTAGGGGCCAGTGCTGCTGTCTGGGGCCTCATGCTAATTGTGGTGGTCCCTTTAACTGCTGTGAAATATGGATCATCTACAGACAGTAACACAACCACCAGTGAAAATCAGTGCTTTAACTTTGGAGGAGTTTTTGATGAGAAACATGCTGTAGCTGTGCTGAACTACATCCTCAGTGCTCTCATCATCATACTTACATTAGCCCTGGGCTGTTGTCAGATGTGTATTCTGTGGAGTGTGTACAGAACTCACAGGGCGATGATCTTCTCGCAACAGGAGTTTTGGGCTCAGATCAAAAGTATTTTCTTTATGCTGGCCATTATAGTATGCTTTGTTCCATACAATGCATTCAGGATTTACTATGTGAGTCATTTTAATGCCAATCTCCAGGTAAAGAATGAGATTGCTCTCGCCGTCACAACATTCAGCTGCTTTGACATGCTGACTTTTATAGGGAGAGTGTCGTTCAGACCCTGTGATACAATATGCTGTGTACCTTGA
- the LOC110529132 gene encoding retinol dehydrogenase 12-like: protein MLAILCGQWSSSERLDGKTVIITGANAGIGKETAMDLAKRGGRIILACRDLGRAEAAQREIIEKSGNPNIVTRKMDLSDTKSIREFAELINREEKQVNILINNAGIMMCPYSKTADGFEMQFGVNHLGHFLLTFLLIDLIKRSRPARIINLSSMAHKWGWIQLEDINSERSYHSRRAYGQSKLANILSIRSLAKRLKDTGVTVYAVHPGIVRTELKRHMNLALLISWKIVRPFTKTIVQGAQTSIYCAVEPELETESGGYYSDCKPSSCTRAARDDEMAQKLWELSCQMLGITWD, encoded by the exons ATGCT AGCTATTCTCTGTGGTCAGTGGTCCTCTAGTGAAAGACTAGATGGCAAAACGGTTATCATTACTGGAGCCAATGCTGGCATTGGCAAAGAGACAGCAATGGACCTGGCAAAGAGAG GGGGCAGGATAATCTTGGCCTGCAGAGACTTGGGCAGAGCTGAGGCGGCACAGAGAGAGATCATTGAGAAATCTGGAAACCCCAACATTGTGACCAGAAAGATGGATTTGTCCGACACAAAGTCCATTAGAGAATTTGCAGAGTTAATCAACAGGG AGGAGAAACAAGTGAACATTCTTATCAACAATGCTGGGATCATGATGTGTCCATACTCTAAGACCGCAGATGGCTTTGAGATGCAGTTTGGAGTGAACCATTTGG GTCACTTCCTGCTCACCTTCCTGCTGATTGATCTGATAAAGAGATCCAGACCAGCCAGAATCATCAACCTGTCCTCCATGGCTCACAAATGGGGTTGGATCCAGCTAGAGGACATCAACAGTGAGAGGAGCTACCACTCCAGAAGAGCATATGGACAGAGCAAATTAGCAAACATCCTGAGTATACGGTCCCTGGCCAAGAGACTAAAAG ACACTGGAGTGACAGTTTATGCAGTCCATCCAGGTATAGTGAGGACTGAGCTGAAGAGACACATGAATTTAGCCCTGCTGATATCCTGGAAGATTGTCAGACCTTTCACCAAAACTATTGTACAAGGTGCCCAGACCTCCATCTACTGTGCTGTGGAGCCAGAGCTGGAGACAGAGAGTGGTGGATATTACAG TGACTGTAAACCCTCCAGCTGTACCAGGGCTGCCAGGGATGATGAGATGGCTCAGAAACTATGGGAACTCAGCTGCCAAATGCTTGGGATAACATGGGACTGA